Within Palaemon carinicauda isolate YSFRI2023 chromosome 14, ASM3689809v2, whole genome shotgun sequence, the genomic segment ttattactattattattattattattattattattattataattattattattattattattattattattattattattagtttaaaaattattttatttatcattattattattaatatttttattattaatactattattattattaaaattattattataattattattattattaatattattgttattattatcattattattattattattattattattattattattattattattattattattattattattattattattattattattattattattattaatcttaaaattattattattattgatttcaaaattattattattatttttattatcaaaattaatatcattattattatttttataattattattattattattattattattattattattattattattattattattattattattattattattattattattattatttttattatcattattattattattattattattattattaatattattatgaaaattattattattattattattattatttttattattaaaattaatatcattattattattataattataattattattattattattattattattattattattattattattatcattattattattattattattattattattattattattattataggaaatattattattattattattattattattattattattattattattattattattattattattattattattattattattattattattattattattattattaatattatcattattattattgttattatcattattgatattattatttttattattataggcaatattattattattattattattattattattattattattattattattattattattattattattattattattattattattattattattattattataatcttggaattattataattattattattatttttattaatattaaaattattattattattattattattattattattattattattattattattattattattattattatcaattttgaaattattattattattattattattattattattattattattattattattattattattattattattattattattattattattattattattattattattattattattattattatttttattattattattattattattatagcttttaatattattattattattattattgttattattattattattattatcattattatttactttgaaattattattattattattattattattattattattattattattattattattattattattattattattattattattattattattattattattattattattattattaattttaaaattattattattattattattattattattattattattattattattattattattattattattattattattattattattattattattattattattattattattaaatttttcattattattattattattattattattattattattattattattatttttattattataataataataataattatcattattattattattattattattattattattattattattattattattattattattattattaattttgaaaatattattattattattattattattattattattattattattgtagaacaccggagaggggttcactctctcggctaaagttctaagttattggcgtgtaggtcttgaaaactcacgtcttttataattagatatattgaagagtacaacttgtatatcggacgaggttttagctgcaaacaaaaaaaaacagctcgtcaataagaaaatacagcaatggtacaggattacattaattgcaatagggttcattataatacataaatacaagtcaataaagaaaatacagcaatggtacaggattacatgaattgcaatagggttcattacaataaataatagacttacatcttttcccaacgccaattctgtttcaagttcagttcaaagaacattcacaggtggtaccgttaatctcctgcgagtgattagttatcaagccaaatgtgtgattggtccttcacacaaggagagacactcctaaatcactGCATCAGTCAACACAGAAAGCTGAGCACAGAGATGCTCGCACCAcagcggacagccatgcactgccaaggtccggggccgtgacgtcactctgtctagcgcgagatgcccctctgagccgaccaatcatggagctagaccatcgctatgcccatataaggttatgttttcagcacttagagttggtcctggagaacgtaaaggaaaactaaattaatcctcatggttaacaaagaacacaaaaaagaaattcttggaaatacgttatggcgtatcttacaCTGCCCCCTATTTGGTCATGGGCTAAATATTTCCGTAGATACGGCATCACTTGGGTTACTTCATTCAAATGACCTTGCTATATTTTCAactcaaataataaaattcaaaatttacaaaatgcAGCGAGCAGCGCTCGGCGTACGCTCATAACACCTCATATACATCACTTTATATCATCGCCTttatcattttccaagagaaggcaCAGTTTCTGCACAGGCCTTCTGAACTCGCCGTTCTCAGTCTTGATCAAAGCTTGACGTACGCGACCGTCAGCGCTCCGAGTGACCTCCATGACTTTCCCTAGAGGCCAGCTGCCTCGGGGAAGCCGCTCGTCCAGCGTTAGAACGACGTCACCGACGTTGATGTCACGCTTTGGGACTGACCACTTCTGGCGCTCCTGAAGCAGGGGGAGATACTCCTGTATCCACCTGCGCCAGAATTCGTCAGCGAGGAACTGTGCCTGTCTCCATCGCCTCTTCACATACATGTCCTTCTTGCATGTGGATGTGAAGGGATCGGGTGACCCTTTCAAAGTTAGGATCATGTTAGGCGTGAGAGGGACAGGGCAGTTCGGGTCGTCGTTGATCTTCGTCAGAGGTCGGCTATTAACAACAGCCTCCACTTCGCAGAACAGAGTGCGAAGCGTTTCATCAGTCGTGACTTGTTGGAGACAGGCCGCTGTGAGGGCTCTTCGGACGGACCTGATCAGACGCTCCCACACTCCGCCAAAGTGTGAGGCATGTGGTGGATGAAAGTTCCACTCTATGCCTCGGATCGAGAGTGTGTCTCTGATTTCTCCTTCGTTGAAGCGCTGGAGAGCTTCTCTTAGCTCTCGTTCCGTGGCCACAATGTTGGTCCCGTTGTCGGACCACATTCTCTTGATAGGCCCCCTGCGAGCGACGAAACGCCTGATGGCGTTGACGAAGGAGTCTTGTTCCATTGTATCGATCACTTCCAGGTGGACTGCTCGCGAGGTAAGGCATGTAAAGATAGCGCCCCAACGCTTCACTGTGGACCTTCCTTGCTTCACTAAGAACGGTCCGAAGCAGTCCGACCCAGTGTTAGTAAAGGGGGGTTCATCTGGACAAAGCCGGTCGGATGGCAGTTCAGCCATCACCTGAACTAAAGGACGACGACTTAGTCTGCGACAGACCAAGCATTCTCGAATGACGGTCTTGACGATCGCATTTCCGCGGACGATCCAGTAGTTTGTCCTCAACTGGGTCATCAGGTGGTTCTGGCCACAATGGCCGCAGGATTCGTGCGTGGCTCTCACCATAAGCTTGACCGCCGGAGAACTGCTGGGTAGGATGATCGGATGCTTGGCCGTATCTGCCAGTGTTGATTTCTGCAATCGACCACCAACGTGGAGCAATCCATCCTTGAGAAATGGTCTCAGCTTGATTAATTTACTAGACCTCTTCAGCGATCTTCCCTTCTTCGAGAGGGTGCTTAACTCTTCTTCATACTCTTGGCTTTGGGTCAGTCTCCAGATCAAATTCTCCGCGGTACGCAGCTCCGCACTCGAGAGTGAGTCGCCGCTGTATGGGCGAGCCTTCTGCATGTGGCGGATAAATCTTGTCATCCACGCGACGGTCCTGACAAACTTCAACCAGGAGGAGAATCTTGTCGCTATTGATTCAATGAACGTTGGTTCTTTCTTCGTTATATCGAAGACGAGAGAAGTCTTCACTTCGGCGTCTGGATCAAGCTCTCCTCTGACAACATCTTCGGGCATGGTTGGCCAGTGCGTTTCGTCCATCTTGAGGAAATCTGGTCCTGAAAACCACAAAGATGATTGGAGGAAGTCAGCGACGGAGAGGCCACGTGACGCAAGGTCTGCTGGGTTCGCAGTAGTATTGATGTATCTCCAAGCCATAATGTCGGATGTATCCCTAATGAGATTGACCCTATTGTCCACGAAGGTCTGATACCTCGCAGTCGGATTTCTGAGATATTTCAGTACTGACGTGCTATCAGTCCAGAAGACTGACGGGGCCAGTTTCAGATCGAGCTCAGTCTTCAGCTTTGAGTCCATCTGTGCAGCGATAGCAGCCGCCGTCAGCTCAAGACGAGGGATGGTGGTCCTTTTCAGAGGGGCGACTCTCGCCCGTCCTATGACAAGAGTGCAATGAATCTTTCCGTTGACACCAACTACACGCAAGTAAGAGACTACACCATAGCCTGTCTGACTTGCGTCTGCAAAGTGGTGCAGCTGAAGGGTGTCAACATCTCCGAAGTCTGGTGGTATGAAGGACCTTCGCAGTTGGAACTCTTCCAGTTGTGGCAACTGCGCAAGCCAGGTCTTCCATCGAACAAGTTCATCAGCAGACATCTCCTCATCCCACGAGAGCTTCCTTCGGCACATTTCTTGCAACAGGATCTTCGCGATCAAAGTGACGGGGGATAAGTAGCCCAAGGGGTCATAGATCGATGCAACAACAGAGAGCACACCACGTCGGTTGAAAGGCTTGTCTTTAAGGACGATTCTGAACGTGAACACGTCTATGCTCATATTCCAATGGATCCCCAGGGCTCGTTCAGTTGGCAGCTCATCTTTATTCAAGTCTAGGACAGCCACAGAGTCGTCTCGTTCTTCTCTGGGGATCGCAGCTAGAATTTGCTTGCTGCTGGAGGTCCATTGGTTAAGACGGAAACCTCCATCCCTGCACAGGTTGATCAGATCTCTTGTCAGTTTAATGCATTCTTCCTCATCATCCATCGCCTTGAGGAGGTTGTCGACGTAGAAGTTGCGACGTATAGAGTTAGAAGCTTCTTCGTTATACATGCTTCCAAAGTCCAGGGCCGTTTTGCGTAAGCAGAAGTTAACGACGCTCGGCGATGATCTTGCGCCAAAAACGTGGGACGTCATTCTGAAGACTTGCAGTTCTTTGCTGGTGACACCTTCTGGCCACCAGAGGTACCTCAGGCAGTCTCTGTCCTCTTCAGGTACCTTCACCTGATGGAACATCTCCTGCACGTCTGCTGTGATGGCATGTTGACCCTCTCTAAAACGCAGGAGAACACCCGTCAGGCTATTGGTGAGGTCGGGGCCTTGCATCAGATGTTCGTTGAGAGATGTTCCTCGGTGCCTTGCCTTCAGATCGAAGACCACTCGGTCTTTCTGTTTGACAGGATGCCTGACAGAGTGGTGCGGCATAAGCCATACCCGCCCGTCCTCCCTGTCTAGCTGACTTACAGGAACCCTTTCAGCGTAGCCCTTATCAGTATATTTCTCCATCTGAGCTACGTAGGATGTCTTGTAAGCTTCGTCGTTGTCTAGTCTTCTTTTCAAGCTTCGGGCTCGTCGAATTGCCATATTCATATTATCAGGTAGAGGAGTAGAGTCCTTGAATGGCAGCTTGGCCACGTACTTTCCATATCGATGCTGTGTCGTGTTATTCAAGGTGGCCAAGAATCTCTTATCCTCTAGGGAATCTTCCAATTTGGAGAGGGATTCCTTTTCGAAGAAATCTCTATTAAAATGACTCTGCAGTAACTCTGTCAAGTCTTGAGGGTCAAATTTTCGATGAACATGATGCACGGGTGAGACCTCCGATGCAGACCGGTCTCCAGTAGGACCGAAAGCCACCCAACCAAGCTTGGTTAGGTAGGCGGATGGCTCATTGGCAGTGCCGTGGCGTTGCTCCAGAATGACTCGATTCAGGGTCGTGTCTAACCCGATCACTAGCTCGACCTGTTCGTGGTCAGTTGGCAAGCTTTGCAGCTCTACGTCTGCCATGTGTGGCCATCTCTTCAGCCAGTCCGAAGGCATTATGTAGTCCGTCGACACATTAATTTTGTCAGTAACAAAGACTTCTTTTACTCGTTCTTCCTCCTCACCTCCGTTGATGTTACCAAGGGTGAGTTGGACCACTTCCTTGCAGTCGAACGTACCGGCCTCTGTCACCATGGTCTGGTTGCAAGGCCTTCCCGTTACACCTAGCCGATCTATTAGGCTCCTTGCGGCTAGCGTGGGTGCGGCTCCTCCATCTATGAAGCCGACCGTAGTGCAAGTTCCGTTCACCATGACTGGGATAAGCTTCAACATTGTACGACCATCAGGTCGTCGGTCAGTGGACATGGCGTGTACGTGCCCCGTCGTCGCAGGAGTCCCAGCCTCTAGAGCGGTTTCGGTGTTAGTTCTATCAGGTGGTGCATTGCTAGTCGTCCCGGCCTCCGCTTTAGGTTTGTCAGATGTCTTGTACACAGTTGCTCTCTTGGAGTTTGTACTGTCCCTTGAAGGGGTTTTCTTCACATAGTGCAAGAGCGTGTGATGCGTCCCCAAGCCGCACTTGCCACACGAAGATTCTTCTTCACAGGCTTCGTGATTGTGCGCGACATTTAAGCATCTGAAGCAGAGTTTGGCATCCACCACAGCATTCCAGCGGTCATCCAAATTGAGGCTTTGGAATCGGTGGCAAGACTGAATTCCGTGCTTATTTTTCTTGCAGTATACGCAATATATCCCATTGTCGGAAGGAGAGCTGTGGTGAACAGGCAAGCCTTTAGCTTTAATCGGCTTGCTCGTGTCCTCAGGTTTGCCCTTGGATGGACGACGGTCGCACTCGTAGTACTTCAATTCTTTAGCGACCAGTGCCTGTCTCTCCACAAAGGTGATCAGGGCTGGAAGCTTGTGTTCATGTTCCAGGTACTTAGAGACCCATCTTACCCGAAGAGGGTGAGGGAGCTTTTCCACTATCTTTCTCATAGTTTCTTGCAGCTCAATTCTAGTGTAATTTGCACCCAGTGCTGCCTTCACCTTCTTTAGGTAAGAAGCGTAGTTCATTAAACCTTCGCTATCACCTGCTGGGATTTCCTTCCATTCGAGAAGCTGACGAATAAAAGCTTCGGTAGCATCGACTTCTCTGCCGTAGAATTCACTCAGCTGCTTCCAAGCTTCATCGTACCCAATTGTCGGTGACAGGTGCAAGCAGTGCTCAACCAGGTTTCTCGGAGGCCCATCTAGGATATGATACAAGTGGTTCAGCCTGCGCTCGGGGTCCGAGGTATTGTTCTCAATGTGCCATTTGAAGGACATCTTGAACCAATTAAATTTGGTGAAGTCGCCTCCAAAGCGCTCAAGTTTAGTAGGTGGTAACAGCGTTGTCCGCGCCAACTCATTGCTGCTAGCAAGAGTGCATTCGAGTGCCTTAAGCACTTGAGAGTTGTTGGACAAGGGGTTAGTAACAGAGGGTTCAAATGTGGCATGTCGTGGTGCGAAAGGAGTTGAGGTGGGATCCAATGGCCGTGAGTGGACTTCCATGGGTGTAGAATGGCATTCTGGTCCTCTTGTATGTTCTACAGGGTCCAATGTCCGCATAGCACTTGGGTCATTCTCGTGGTGGTGGGCGACACTTAGCCTCCATTGATTGATCCTAGACTCATGTTCAGTCTCCATGACCTTTACACTGGAAACTCTCACGCTTCCGGCATGTGAAGACACTTCCGAACCACATTGCGACTCTCCTGCCTCCGATCTAATTTCGTATTCAAGTTGCTGTCTCTGAACCTCGAGCTCGGCCTCCAGCAATGCAGCGTCCGCTAGCCCTCTAGCGGCCCGATCCTCGGCATCTCTCTGAGCAGCGAGTTCATCAGCTTCAGCTTTCTTCTTGGCTGCACGTTCTTCCGCTTCTAAGCGTGCCTTCAGTTGAACCTTGGCTAAGTTAGCTTGCGCTTCTAACAGCTTTCGGCGGACCTCGCTTGTGTCGCTCTTGGATGACGTTCTTGATTTTAATGATCTCTCCGACATGATGACGATGTTCCCAGCTCGGCGTCAACGTCTGAGAAAGATTCACTTCTTGATAGTCAGGTTACAATCAGTCATCTGAGACCCACTTTGTGTAAAGATCTAAAActgtagaacaccggagaggggttcactctctcggctaaagttctaagttattggcgtgtaggtcttgaaaactcacgtcttttataattagatatattgaagagtacaacttgtatatcggacgaggttttagctgcaaacaaaaaaaaacagctcgtcaataagaaaatacagcaatggtacaggattacattaattgcaatagggttcattataatacataaatacaagtcaataaagaaaatacagcaatggtacaggattacatgaattgcaatagggttcattacaataaataatagacttacatcttttcccaacgccaattctgtttcaagttcagttcaaagaacattcacaggtggtaccgttaatctcctgcgagtgattagttatcaagccaaatgtgtgattggtccttcacacaaggagagacactcctaaatcactGCATCAGTCAACACAGAAAGCTGAGCACAGAGATGCTCGCACCAcagcggacagccatgcactgccaaggtccggggccgtgacgtcactctgtctagcgcgagatgcccctctgagccgaccaatcatggagctagaccatcgctatgcccatataTGGTTATGTTTTCAGCActtagagttggtcctggagaacgtaaaggaaaactaaattaatcctcatggttaacaaagaacacaaaaaagaaattcttggaaatacgttatggcgtatcttacaattattattattattattattattattgttattattattaatattattattattattattattattattattattattattattattatcattattattattattaattctaaaattattattattatcattattattattattgttattattattattattattattattattattattattattattattattattattattattattattattattaatattattattattattattattattattaaaattattattattattattattattattattattattattattattattattattattattattattattattattattattattattattaatattattattattattatcattattatcattattattattattattattattattattattattattattattattattattatcataggaaataataataatattattattattattattattattattattattagtattattattattattattattattattattattattattattattattattattattattattattattattattatttttttattattattattattattattattattattattattattattattattattattattattattattattattattattattattattattattattaatcttagaattattataattattattattatttttattaatattattattattattattattattattattattattattattattattattattattattattataattattattattattattattatcaattttgaaattattattattattattattattattattattattattattattattattattattattattattattatttttattattattattattatagcttttaatattattattattattattattattattattattgttattattattattattattattattattattattattattattaatttttaaattattattattattattattattattattattattattaattttaaaattattattaattttaaaattattattattatcattattattatcattattattattattattattattattattattattattattattgttattattattatttttattattattattattattattattattattattattattattattattaatcttaaaattattattattatttatttcaaaattattattattattattattattattattattattattattattattattattattaattttaaaattattattattatcattattattattattattattattattattattattattattattattattattattattataataataataataataataataataattattattattattattattattattattattattattattattattattattattattattattattattattattattattattattattaattttgaaattattattattattattattattattatcattattattattattattattgttattattatcaatattattattattattattattattattattaattctaaaattattatcattatcattattattattattgttattattattattatcattattattattattattactattattattattattattattattattattattattattattattattattattattattattattattattattattaaaattattattattattattattattattattattattattattattattattattattattattattattattattattattattattattatcataggaaataatattattattattattattattattattattattattattattattattattattattattattattattattatgattaatattattatttttattattattataggcaatattattattattattattattattattattattattattattattattattattattattattattattattatcattattattattattattattattattattattattattattattattattataattattattattattattattatcaattttgaaattattattattattattattattattattattattattattattattattattattattattattatcattattattattattattattattattattattattattattattattattattattattgttattattattattattattattattatttttattattattattattattatagcttttcatattattattattatcattattattattattattattattattattattattattattattattattattatcattaattttgaaattattattattattattattattattattattattattattattattattattattattatcattattattaattttaaaattattattattattattattattattattattattattattattattattattattattattattattattattattattataaatattattattattattattaatattattattatcattattattattattaaatttttattattattattattattattgttattattattattattattattattattattattattattattattattattattattattattattattattattattattataatagtaattattattattattattattattattattattattattataaattttgaaattattattattattattattattattattattattattattattattattattattattattattattattattattattattattattattattatcatcattattattattattttttttattattattattaattttgaaattat encodes:
- the LOC137653070 gene encoding uncharacterized protein: METEHESRINQWRLSVAHHHENDPSAMRTLDPVEHTRGPECHSTPMEVHSRPLDPTSTPFAPRHATFEPSVTNPLSNNSQVLKALECTLASSNELARTTLLPPTKLERFGGDFTKFNWFKMSFKWHIENNTSDPERRLNHLYHILDGPPRNLVEHCLHLSPTIGYDEAWKQLSEFYGREVDATEAFIRQLLEWKEIPAGDSEGLMNYASYLKKVKAALGANYTRIELQETMRKIVEKLPHPLRVRWVSKYLEHEHKLPALITFVERQALVAKELKYYECDRRPSKGKPEDTSKPIKAKGLPVHHSSPSDNGIYCVYCKKNKHGIQSCHRFQSLNLDDRWNAVVDAKLCFRCLNVAHNHEACEEESSCGKCGLGTHHTLLHYVKKTPSRDSTNSKRATVYKTSDKPKAEAGTTSNAPPDRTNTETALEAGTPATTGHVHAMSTDRRPDGRTMLKLIPVMVNGTCTTVGFIDGGAAPTLAARSLIDRLGVTGRPCNQTMVTEAGTFDCKEVVQLTLGNINGGEEEERVKEVFVTDKINVSTDYIMPSDWLKRWPHMADVELQSLPTDHEQVELVIGLDTTLNRVILEQRHGTANEPSAYLTKLGWVAFGPTGDRSASEVSPVHHVHRKFDPQDLTELLQSHFNRDFFEKESLSKLEDSLEDKRFLATLNNTTQHRYGKYVAKLPFKDSTPLPDNMNMAIRRARSLKRRLDNDEAYKTSYVAQMEKYTDKGYAERVPVSQLDREDGRVWLMPHHSVRHPVKQKDRVVFDLKARHRGTSLNEHLMQGPDLTNSLTGVLLRFREGQHAITADVQEMFHQVKVPEEDRDCLRYLWWPEGVTSKELQVFRMTSHVFGARSSPSVVNFCLRKTALDFGSMYNEEASNSIRRNFYVDNLLKAMDDEEECIKLTRDLINLCRDGGFRLNQWTSSSKQILAAIPREERDDSVAVLDLNKDELPTERALGIHWNMSIDVFTFRIVLKDKPFNRRGVLSVVASIYDPLGYLSPVTLIAKILLQEMCRRKLSWDEEMSADELVRWKTWLAQLPQLEEFQLRRSFIPPDFGDVDTLQLHHFADASQTGYGVVSYLRVVGVNGKIHCTLVIGRARVAPLKRTTIPRLELTAAAIAAQMDSKLKTELDLKLAPSVFWTDSTSVLKYLRNPTARYQTFVDNRVNLIRDTSDIMAWRYINTTANPADLASRGLSVADFLQSSLWFSGPDFLKMDETHWPTMPEDVVRGELDPDAEVKTSLVFDITKKEPTFIESIATRFSSWLKFVRTVAWMTRFIRHMQKARPYSGDSLSSAELRTAENLIWRLTQSQEYEEELSTLSKKGRSLKRSSKLIKLRPFLKDGLLHVGGRLQKSTLADTAKHPIILPSSSPAVKLMVRATHESCGHCGQNHLMTQLRTNYWIVRGNAIVKTVIRECLVCRRLSRRPLVQVMAELPSDRLCPDEPPFTNTGSDCFGPFLVKQGRSTVKRWGAIFTCLTSRAVHLEVIDTMEQDSFVNAIRRFVARRGPIKRMWSDNGTNIVATERELREALQRFNEGEIRDTLSIRGIEWNFHPPHASHFGGVWERLIRSVRRALTAACLQQVTTDETLRTLFCEVEAVVNSRPLTKINDDPNCPVPLTPNMILTLKGSPDPFTSTCKKDMYVKRRWRQAQFLADEFWRRWIQEYLPLLQERQKWSVPKRDINVGDVVLTLDERLPRGSWPLGKVMEVTRSADGRVRQALIKTENGEFRRPVQKLCLLLENDKGDDIK